One genomic region from Sander lucioperca isolate FBNREF2018 chromosome 3, SLUC_FBN_1.2, whole genome shotgun sequence encodes:
- the ppfia1 gene encoding liprin-alpha-1 isoform X7 encodes MMCEVMPTISEAEGGGGNGRRGSGSPLQSDSEGHFESLMVSMLEERDRLLETLRETQENLGLTQGKLHEVSHERDSLQRQLNTALPQEFAALTKEVNVCREHLLEKEEEIAELKAERNNTRLLLEHLECLVSRHERSLRMTVVKRQAQSPAGVSSEVEVLKALKSLFEHHKALDEKVRERLRVALERCSALEEQLTLSHKELAYLREQSSQKRGMADGTSEVNHNSENTPSTNGKRSSDGSLSQEEELVHGFGKVSELKDVVDRQSADLGQMKERMAAMVSRISELEEDLDTARKDLIKSEDMNTRLQRDLRESMAQKEDMEERITTLEKRYLAAQREATSVHDLNDKLENEVANKDSLFRQTEDRNRQLQEKLELAEQKLQQTIRKAETLPEVEAELAQRVAALTKCVLCGSKGAKTQKKAEERHGNVEERLKQLEAQLEEKNQELLRARQREKMNEEHNKRLSETVDKLLSESNERLQLHLKERMSALEDKNALIRELEHTKKLIEESHHEKEQLLIQIETMRAENEQGRSRSNSLLHGRSQLGSTPDFRYPVSASSMMDSNSDHYGSALVLRRPQKGRIAALRDEPSKRHVQTLNEQEWERMQQANVLANVAQAFESDMDASDLEEDRETIFSSVDLLSPGGQADAQTLALMLQEQLDAINNEIRMIQEEKESTAIRAEEIECRVGSGDSLGGRFRSMSSIPPSLCAGSSFGDSPPGSGHSTPRRIPRSPNREMDRMGVMTLPSDLRKHRRKSAQDDKATIRCETSPPTTPRSMRRNREAGHAASHEDIRDIRGLAGLQDGQGSNPSSSNSSQDSLNKAAKKKSIKSSIGRLFGKKEKGRPSIPGKDSSSQAGTPESESSPKDGLGMGTLGGPAEKNRKLQKNPMTGHELLEEARMQGLPFAQWDGPTVVVWLELWVGMPAWYVAACRANVKSGAIMSALSDTEIQREIGISNPLHRLKLRLAIQEIMSLTSPSAPPTSRTTTGNVWVTHEEMESLAATPPTTLAYGDMNHEWIGNEWLPSLGLPQYRSYFMESLVDARMLDHLTKKDLRGQLKMVDSFHRNSFQCGVMCLRRLNYDRKELERRREDCQLELQDVLVWSNERVISWIQAIGLKEYSSNLYESGVHGALLALDETFDHNTLALLLQIPTQNTQARAALEREYNSLLAIGTERRMEEDDDKNFRRAPSWRKKFRPKDMRGMSLGASDTLPANFRVTGSSAASPSMQPKRSPMDGNRWSEDEGEFPAFKTRMMN; translated from the exons GAGTTTGCTGCACTAACAAAGGAGGTGAACGTGTGCCGGGAGCACCTtctggagaaggaggaggagattgCAGAGCTCAAGGCGGAGAGAAACAACACACGG CTCCTGTTGGAGCACTTGGAGTGCCTGGTGTCTCGCCATGAGCGTAGTCTGAGGATGACGGTGGTAAAGAGACAGGCTCAGTCTCCCGCGGGAGTCTCGAGTGAAGTGGAGGTCCTCAAAGCCCTTAAGTCACTTTTTGAACACCACAAAGCCCTCGATGAGAAG GTGAGGGAGCGACTACGTGTTGCCTTGGAAAGATGCAGCGCATTGGAGGAACAGCTCACCCTCTCGCACAAAGAA TTGGCTTACCTCAGGGAGCAGAGCAGCCAGAAGAGAGGGATGGCAGACGGAACCAGCGAGGTCAATCACAACTCTGAAAACACACCAAGCACTAATGGCAAG CGGTCATCGGACGGTTCGCTGAGTCAGGAGGAGGAGTTGGTTCATGGGTTTGGGAAGGTCAGTGAGCTCAAGGATGTGGTGGACCGTCAGTCAGCTGATCTGGGCCAGATGAAGGAGCGCATGGCTGCTATGGTTTCACGCATCAGCGAGCTGGAGGAGGACCTGGACACGGCCCGGAAGGACCTCATCAAGTCTGAAGACATGAACACGCGGCTACAGAGAGACCTGAGAGAG TCAATGGCTCAGAAGGAAGACATGGAGGAGAGGATCACCACCCTGGAGAAGCGCTACCTGGCAGCTCAGCGGGAGGCTACCTCCGTCCACGACCTCAACGACAAATTGGAGAACGAAGTGGCCAACAAGGACTCCCTCTTCAGACAG acgGAGGACAGAAACCGGCAACTCCAAGAGAAGCTGGAGCTGGCTGAGCAGAAGCTGCAGCAGACCATCCGCAAGGCAGAGACTCTGCCTGAGGTGGAAGCAGAGCTAGCTCAGAGGGTAGCTGCCCTCACAAAG TGTGTTCTGTGTGGCTCTAAAGGCGCTAAGACTCAGAAGAAG gctgaggaacgccatggcaaTGTGGAGGAGAGACTGAAGCAGCTGGAGGCCCAACTGGAGGAGAAGAACCAGGAACTGCTCAGG gCACGGCAGCGAGAGAAGATGAACGAGGAGCACAACAAGCGTCTGTCAGAGACGGTTGACAAGCTCCTCTCAGAGTCCAACGAGAGACTCCAGCTTCACCTCAAAGAGAGGATGTCTGCTCTGGAGGATAAG AATGCCCTGATAAGAGAACTGGAGCACACCAAGAAGTTGATAGAGGAGTCTCACCACGAAAAG GAGCAGCTCCTGATCCAGATTGAGACCATGAGGGCAGAGAACGAGCAGGGAAGGAGCAGGAGCAACTCCCTACTACATGG aCGGTCTCAGCTAGGCAGCACTCCAGATTTCAGGTATCCAGTGTCAGCTTCCTCAATGATGGACAGTAACTCGGACCATTACGGCAGCGCTCTTGTGCTGAGACGGCCTCAAAAGGGACGGATCGCAGCGCTCCGGGACGAGCCGTCCAAG CGACAT GTGCAGACTTTGAACGAGCAGGAGTGGGAGCGCATGCAGCAGGCCAACGTGCTGGCGAATGTGGCCCAGGCCTTTGAGAGTGACATGGACGCCTCGGACCTGGAGGAGGATAGAGAGACGATATTCAGCTCGGTGGACCTGCTGTCGCCTGGTGGCCAGGCTGATGCACAGACCCTCGCCTTAATGCTGCAGGAGCAGCTGGACGCTATCAACAATGAAATTAG AATGAtccaggaggagaaggagagcaCAGCCATCCGGGCAGAGGAGATTGAGTGCAGGGTGGGCAGCGGCGATAGCCTGGGAGGACGTTTCCGCTCCATGAGCTCCATCCCCCCGTCACTTTGTGCGGGCTCCTCGTTTGGCGACTCTCCCCCAGGCTCTGGCCACTCCACCCCCAGACGCATTCCCCGCAGCCCCAACAGAGAAATGGACCGCATGGGTGTCATGACCTTG CCTAGTGACCTGCGCAAGCACCGCAGGAAG TCTGCTCAGGATGACAAGGCCACCATCCGATGTGAGACGTCACCGCCCACCACTCCACGCTCCATGCGCCGGAACAGAGAGGCAGGGCATGCTGCCAGCCATGAGGACATTAGAGACATTCGAGG TCTGGCTGGCCTGCAGGACGGCCAGGGTAGTAACCCTAGCAGTAGTAACAGCAGCCAGGACTCCCTCAACAAAGCAGCCAAGAAGAAGAGCATCAAGTCTTCAATTGGACGCCTCTTTGGGAAGAAGGAGAAGGGCCGACCCAGCATTCCCGGCAAGGACTCCTCCAGCCAAG CTGGCACTCCTGAGTCAGAGAGCTCTCCTAAGGATGGCTTAGGAATGGGCACCCTGGGGGGCCCTGCAGAGAAGAACAGGAAGCTGCAGAAAAA TCCAATGACAGG GCATGAATTACTGGAGGAGGCTCGCATGCAGGGCCTGCCTTTCGCCCAGTGGGACGGACCAACTGTTGTGGTTTGGCTGGAG CTGTGGGTGGGCATGCCAGCCTGGTACGTGGCTGCATGCCGTGCCAACGTGAAGAGCGGAGCCATTATGTCGGCGCTATCGGACACAGAGATCCAAAGGGAGATTGGTATCAGCAACCCGTTACATCGTTTGAAActtcgtctggccatccaggaAATCATGTCTCTCACCAGCCCTTCTGCCCCGCCAACATCAAGAACG ACCACAGGAAACGTTTGGGTCACACATGAAGAAATGGAAAGTTTGGCAGCCACACCTCCCACG ACTTTGGCGTACGGAGACATGAACCACGAGTGGATTGGTAACGAGTGGCTGCCCAGCCTGGGTTTGCCGCAGTACCGCTCCTACTTCATGGAGTCCCTGGTGGACGCCCGCATGCTCGACCACCTCACCAAGAAAGACCTTAGGGGACAGCTCAAAATGGTGGATAGCTTCCACAG GAACAGTTTTCAGTGTGGAGTGATGTGTCTGAGGAGGCTCAACTATGACAGGAAGGAGCTGGAGAGGAGAAGGGAAGACTGTCAGCTGGAACTTCAAG ATGTGCTGGTGTGGAGTAATGAGCGTGTCATCAGTTGGATTCAGGCCATCGGGCTGAAAGAGTACAGTAGCAACCTTTACGAGAGCGGCGTCCATGGAGCGCTCCTCGCCCTGGACGAAACCTTCGATCACAACACCCTGGCCCTCCTGCTGCAGATCCCCACGCagaacacacag GCCAGAGCAGCTCTCGAGCGTGAATACAACAGCCTGCTGGCCATTGGCACAGAAAGGAGAATGGAAGAG GATGACGATAAGAACTTCCGCCGAGCCCCTTCATGGAGAAAGAAGTTCAGGCCCAAAGACATGAGGGGGATGTCCTTGGGTGCGTCCGACACCCTGCCCGCCAACTTCCGAGTGACCGGTAGCAGCGCGGCATCTCCCTCCATGCAGCCAAAGAGGAGCCCGATGGACG GTAACCGCTGGTCAGAAGATGAAGGGGAGTTCCCTGCGTTCAAGACCAGGATGATGAACTGA
- the ppfia1 gene encoding liprin-alpha-1 isoform X12 — MMCEVMPTISEAEGGGGNGRRGSGSPLQSDSEGHFESLMVSMLEERDRLLETLRETQENLGLTQGKLHEVSHERDSLQRQLNTALPQEFAALTKEVNVCREHLLEKEEEIAELKAERNNTRLLLEHLECLVSRHERSLRMTVVKRQAQSPAGVSSEVEVLKALKSLFEHHKALDEKVRERLRVALERCSALEEQLTLSHKELAYLREQSSQKRGMADGTSEVNHNSENTPSTNGKRSSDGSLSQEEELVHGFGKVSELKDVVDRQSADLGQMKERMAAMVSRISELEEDLDTARKDLIKSEDMNTRLQRDLRESMAQKEDMEERITTLEKRYLAAQREATSVHDLNDKLENEVANKDSLFRQTEDRNRQLQEKLELAEQKLQQTIRKAETLPEVEAELAQRVAALTKCVLCGSKGAKTQKKAEERHGNVEERLKQLEAQLEEKNQELLRARQREKMNEEHNKRLSETVDKLLSESNERLQLHLKERMSALEDKNALIRELEHTKKLIEESHHEKEQLLIQIETMRAENEQGRSRSNSLLHGRSQLGSTPDFRYPVSASSMMDSNSDHYGSALVLRRPQKGRIAALRDEPSKRHVQTLNEQEWERMQQANVLANVAQAFESDMDASDLEEDRETIFSSVDLLSPGGQADAQTLALMLQEQLDAINNEIRMIQEEKESTAIRAEEIECRVGSGDSLGGRFRSMSSIPPSLCAGSSFGDSPPGSGHSTPRRIPRSPNREMDRMGVMTLPSDLRKHRRKSAQDDKATIRCETSPPTTPRSMRRNREAGHAASHEDIRDIRGLAGLQDGQGSNPSSSNSSQDSLNKAAKKKSIKSSIGRLFGKKEKGRPSIPGKDSSSQAGTPESESSPKDGLGMGTLGGPAEKNRKLQKNPMTGHELLEEARMQGLPFAQWDGPTVVVWLELWVGMPAWYVAACRANVKSGAIMSALSDTEIQREIGISNPLHRLKLRLAIQEIMSLTSPSAPPTSRTEDDEGSWAQTLAYGDMNHEWIGNEWLPSLGLPQYRSYFMESLVDARMLDHLTKKDLRGQLKMVDSFHRNSFQCGVMCLRRLNYDRKELERRREDCQLELQDVLVWSNERVISWIQAIGLKEYSSNLYESGVHGALLALDETFDHNTLALLLQIPTQNTQARAALEREYNSLLAIGTERRMEEDDDKNFRRAPSWRKKFRPKDMRGMSLGASDTLPANFRVTGSSAASPSMQPKRSPMDGNRWSEDEGEFPAFKTRMMN, encoded by the exons GAGTTTGCTGCACTAACAAAGGAGGTGAACGTGTGCCGGGAGCACCTtctggagaaggaggaggagattgCAGAGCTCAAGGCGGAGAGAAACAACACACGG CTCCTGTTGGAGCACTTGGAGTGCCTGGTGTCTCGCCATGAGCGTAGTCTGAGGATGACGGTGGTAAAGAGACAGGCTCAGTCTCCCGCGGGAGTCTCGAGTGAAGTGGAGGTCCTCAAAGCCCTTAAGTCACTTTTTGAACACCACAAAGCCCTCGATGAGAAG GTGAGGGAGCGACTACGTGTTGCCTTGGAAAGATGCAGCGCATTGGAGGAACAGCTCACCCTCTCGCACAAAGAA TTGGCTTACCTCAGGGAGCAGAGCAGCCAGAAGAGAGGGATGGCAGACGGAACCAGCGAGGTCAATCACAACTCTGAAAACACACCAAGCACTAATGGCAAG CGGTCATCGGACGGTTCGCTGAGTCAGGAGGAGGAGTTGGTTCATGGGTTTGGGAAGGTCAGTGAGCTCAAGGATGTGGTGGACCGTCAGTCAGCTGATCTGGGCCAGATGAAGGAGCGCATGGCTGCTATGGTTTCACGCATCAGCGAGCTGGAGGAGGACCTGGACACGGCCCGGAAGGACCTCATCAAGTCTGAAGACATGAACACGCGGCTACAGAGAGACCTGAGAGAG TCAATGGCTCAGAAGGAAGACATGGAGGAGAGGATCACCACCCTGGAGAAGCGCTACCTGGCAGCTCAGCGGGAGGCTACCTCCGTCCACGACCTCAACGACAAATTGGAGAACGAAGTGGCCAACAAGGACTCCCTCTTCAGACAG acgGAGGACAGAAACCGGCAACTCCAAGAGAAGCTGGAGCTGGCTGAGCAGAAGCTGCAGCAGACCATCCGCAAGGCAGAGACTCTGCCTGAGGTGGAAGCAGAGCTAGCTCAGAGGGTAGCTGCCCTCACAAAG TGTGTTCTGTGTGGCTCTAAAGGCGCTAAGACTCAGAAGAAG gctgaggaacgccatggcaaTGTGGAGGAGAGACTGAAGCAGCTGGAGGCCCAACTGGAGGAGAAGAACCAGGAACTGCTCAGG gCACGGCAGCGAGAGAAGATGAACGAGGAGCACAACAAGCGTCTGTCAGAGACGGTTGACAAGCTCCTCTCAGAGTCCAACGAGAGACTCCAGCTTCACCTCAAAGAGAGGATGTCTGCTCTGGAGGATAAG AATGCCCTGATAAGAGAACTGGAGCACACCAAGAAGTTGATAGAGGAGTCTCACCACGAAAAG GAGCAGCTCCTGATCCAGATTGAGACCATGAGGGCAGAGAACGAGCAGGGAAGGAGCAGGAGCAACTCCCTACTACATGG aCGGTCTCAGCTAGGCAGCACTCCAGATTTCAGGTATCCAGTGTCAGCTTCCTCAATGATGGACAGTAACTCGGACCATTACGGCAGCGCTCTTGTGCTGAGACGGCCTCAAAAGGGACGGATCGCAGCGCTCCGGGACGAGCCGTCCAAG CGACAT GTGCAGACTTTGAACGAGCAGGAGTGGGAGCGCATGCAGCAGGCCAACGTGCTGGCGAATGTGGCCCAGGCCTTTGAGAGTGACATGGACGCCTCGGACCTGGAGGAGGATAGAGAGACGATATTCAGCTCGGTGGACCTGCTGTCGCCTGGTGGCCAGGCTGATGCACAGACCCTCGCCTTAATGCTGCAGGAGCAGCTGGACGCTATCAACAATGAAATTAG AATGAtccaggaggagaaggagagcaCAGCCATCCGGGCAGAGGAGATTGAGTGCAGGGTGGGCAGCGGCGATAGCCTGGGAGGACGTTTCCGCTCCATGAGCTCCATCCCCCCGTCACTTTGTGCGGGCTCCTCGTTTGGCGACTCTCCCCCAGGCTCTGGCCACTCCACCCCCAGACGCATTCCCCGCAGCCCCAACAGAGAAATGGACCGCATGGGTGTCATGACCTTG CCTAGTGACCTGCGCAAGCACCGCAGGAAG TCTGCTCAGGATGACAAGGCCACCATCCGATGTGAGACGTCACCGCCCACCACTCCACGCTCCATGCGCCGGAACAGAGAGGCAGGGCATGCTGCCAGCCATGAGGACATTAGAGACATTCGAGG TCTGGCTGGCCTGCAGGACGGCCAGGGTAGTAACCCTAGCAGTAGTAACAGCAGCCAGGACTCCCTCAACAAAGCAGCCAAGAAGAAGAGCATCAAGTCTTCAATTGGACGCCTCTTTGGGAAGAAGGAGAAGGGCCGACCCAGCATTCCCGGCAAGGACTCCTCCAGCCAAG CTGGCACTCCTGAGTCAGAGAGCTCTCCTAAGGATGGCTTAGGAATGGGCACCCTGGGGGGCCCTGCAGAGAAGAACAGGAAGCTGCAGAAAAA TCCAATGACAGG GCATGAATTACTGGAGGAGGCTCGCATGCAGGGCCTGCCTTTCGCCCAGTGGGACGGACCAACTGTTGTGGTTTGGCTGGAG CTGTGGGTGGGCATGCCAGCCTGGTACGTGGCTGCATGCCGTGCCAACGTGAAGAGCGGAGCCATTATGTCGGCGCTATCGGACACAGAGATCCAAAGGGAGATTGGTATCAGCAACCCGTTACATCGTTTGAAActtcgtctggccatccaggaAATCATGTCTCTCACCAGCCCTTCTGCCCCGCCAACATCAAGAACG GAGGATGACGAGGGTAGCTGGGCCCAG ACTTTGGCGTACGGAGACATGAACCACGAGTGGATTGGTAACGAGTGGCTGCCCAGCCTGGGTTTGCCGCAGTACCGCTCCTACTTCATGGAGTCCCTGGTGGACGCCCGCATGCTCGACCACCTCACCAAGAAAGACCTTAGGGGACAGCTCAAAATGGTGGATAGCTTCCACAG GAACAGTTTTCAGTGTGGAGTGATGTGTCTGAGGAGGCTCAACTATGACAGGAAGGAGCTGGAGAGGAGAAGGGAAGACTGTCAGCTGGAACTTCAAG ATGTGCTGGTGTGGAGTAATGAGCGTGTCATCAGTTGGATTCAGGCCATCGGGCTGAAAGAGTACAGTAGCAACCTTTACGAGAGCGGCGTCCATGGAGCGCTCCTCGCCCTGGACGAAACCTTCGATCACAACACCCTGGCCCTCCTGCTGCAGATCCCCACGCagaacacacag GCCAGAGCAGCTCTCGAGCGTGAATACAACAGCCTGCTGGCCATTGGCACAGAAAGGAGAATGGAAGAG GATGACGATAAGAACTTCCGCCGAGCCCCTTCATGGAGAAAGAAGTTCAGGCCCAAAGACATGAGGGGGATGTCCTTGGGTGCGTCCGACACCCTGCCCGCCAACTTCCGAGTGACCGGTAGCAGCGCGGCATCTCCCTCCATGCAGCCAAAGAGGAGCCCGATGGACG GTAACCGCTGGTCAGAAGATGAAGGGGAGTTCCCTGCGTTCAAGACCAGGATGATGAACTGA
- the ppfia1 gene encoding liprin-alpha-1 isoform X5 → MMCEVMPTISEAEGGGGNGRRGSGSPLQSDSEGHFESLMVSMLEERDRLLETLRETQENLGLTQGKLHEVSHERDSLQRQLNTALPQEFAALTKEVNVCREHLLEKEEEIAELKAERNNTRLLLEHLECLVSRHERSLRMTVVKRQAQSPAGVSSEVEVLKALKSLFEHHKALDEKVRERLRVALERCSALEEQLTLSHKELAYLREQSSQKRGMADGTSEVNHNSENTPSTNGKRSSDGSLSQEEELVHGFGKVSELKDVVDRQSADLGQMKERMAAMVSRISELEEDLDTARKDLIKSEDMNTRLQRDLRESMAQKEDMEERITTLEKRYLAAQREATSVHDLNDKLENEVANKDSLFRQTEDRNRQLQEKLELAEQKLQQTIRKAETLPEVEAELAQRVAALTKCVLCGSKGAKTQKKAEERHGNVEERLKQLEAQLEEKNQELLRARQREKMNEEHNKRLSETVDKLLSESNERLQLHLKERMSALEDKNALIRELEHTKKLIEESHHEKEQLLIQIETMRAENEQGRSRSNSLLHGRSQLGSTPDFRYPVSASSMMDSNSDHYGSALVLRRPQKGRIAALRDEPSKRHVQTLNEQEWERMQQANVLANVAQAFESDMDASDLEEDRETIFSSVDLLSPGGQADAQTLALMLQEQLDAINNEIRMIQEEKESTAIRAEEIECRVGSGDSLGGRFRSMSSIPPSLCAGSSFGDSPPGSGHSTPRRIPRSPNREMDRMGVMTLPSDLRKHRRKSAQDDKATIRCETSPPTTPRSMRRNREAGHAASHEDIRDIRGLAGLQDGQGSNPSSSNSSQDSLNKAAKKKSIKSSIGRLFGKKEKGRPSIPGKDSSSQAGTPESESSPKDGLGMGTLGGPAEKNRKLQKKHELLEEARMQGLPFAQWDGPTVVVWLELWVGMPAWYVAACRANVKSGAIMSALSDTEIQREIGISNPLHRLKLRLAIQEIMSLTSPSAPPTSRTTTGNVWVTHEEMESLAATPPTEDDEGSWAQTLAYGDMNHEWIGNEWLPSLGLPQYRSYFMESLVDARMLDHLTKKDLRGQLKMVDSFHRNSFQCGVMCLRRLNYDRKELERRREDCQLELQDVLVWSNERVISWIQAIGLKEYSSNLYESGVHGALLALDETFDHNTLALLLQIPTQNTQARAALEREYNSLLAIGTERRMEEDDDKNFRRAPSWRKKFRPKDMRGMSLGASDTLPANFRVTGSSAASPSMQPKRSPMDGSQSIQRLDTATVRTYSC, encoded by the exons GAGTTTGCTGCACTAACAAAGGAGGTGAACGTGTGCCGGGAGCACCTtctggagaaggaggaggagattgCAGAGCTCAAGGCGGAGAGAAACAACACACGG CTCCTGTTGGAGCACTTGGAGTGCCTGGTGTCTCGCCATGAGCGTAGTCTGAGGATGACGGTGGTAAAGAGACAGGCTCAGTCTCCCGCGGGAGTCTCGAGTGAAGTGGAGGTCCTCAAAGCCCTTAAGTCACTTTTTGAACACCACAAAGCCCTCGATGAGAAG GTGAGGGAGCGACTACGTGTTGCCTTGGAAAGATGCAGCGCATTGGAGGAACAGCTCACCCTCTCGCACAAAGAA TTGGCTTACCTCAGGGAGCAGAGCAGCCAGAAGAGAGGGATGGCAGACGGAACCAGCGAGGTCAATCACAACTCTGAAAACACACCAAGCACTAATGGCAAG CGGTCATCGGACGGTTCGCTGAGTCAGGAGGAGGAGTTGGTTCATGGGTTTGGGAAGGTCAGTGAGCTCAAGGATGTGGTGGACCGTCAGTCAGCTGATCTGGGCCAGATGAAGGAGCGCATGGCTGCTATGGTTTCACGCATCAGCGAGCTGGAGGAGGACCTGGACACGGCCCGGAAGGACCTCATCAAGTCTGAAGACATGAACACGCGGCTACAGAGAGACCTGAGAGAG TCAATGGCTCAGAAGGAAGACATGGAGGAGAGGATCACCACCCTGGAGAAGCGCTACCTGGCAGCTCAGCGGGAGGCTACCTCCGTCCACGACCTCAACGACAAATTGGAGAACGAAGTGGCCAACAAGGACTCCCTCTTCAGACAG acgGAGGACAGAAACCGGCAACTCCAAGAGAAGCTGGAGCTGGCTGAGCAGAAGCTGCAGCAGACCATCCGCAAGGCAGAGACTCTGCCTGAGGTGGAAGCAGAGCTAGCTCAGAGGGTAGCTGCCCTCACAAAG TGTGTTCTGTGTGGCTCTAAAGGCGCTAAGACTCAGAAGAAG gctgaggaacgccatggcaaTGTGGAGGAGAGACTGAAGCAGCTGGAGGCCCAACTGGAGGAGAAGAACCAGGAACTGCTCAGG gCACGGCAGCGAGAGAAGATGAACGAGGAGCACAACAAGCGTCTGTCAGAGACGGTTGACAAGCTCCTCTCAGAGTCCAACGAGAGACTCCAGCTTCACCTCAAAGAGAGGATGTCTGCTCTGGAGGATAAG AATGCCCTGATAAGAGAACTGGAGCACACCAAGAAGTTGATAGAGGAGTCTCACCACGAAAAG GAGCAGCTCCTGATCCAGATTGAGACCATGAGGGCAGAGAACGAGCAGGGAAGGAGCAGGAGCAACTCCCTACTACATGG aCGGTCTCAGCTAGGCAGCACTCCAGATTTCAGGTATCCAGTGTCAGCTTCCTCAATGATGGACAGTAACTCGGACCATTACGGCAGCGCTCTTGTGCTGAGACGGCCTCAAAAGGGACGGATCGCAGCGCTCCGGGACGAGCCGTCCAAG CGACAT GTGCAGACTTTGAACGAGCAGGAGTGGGAGCGCATGCAGCAGGCCAACGTGCTGGCGAATGTGGCCCAGGCCTTTGAGAGTGACATGGACGCCTCGGACCTGGAGGAGGATAGAGAGACGATATTCAGCTCGGTGGACCTGCTGTCGCCTGGTGGCCAGGCTGATGCACAGACCCTCGCCTTAATGCTGCAGGAGCAGCTGGACGCTATCAACAATGAAATTAG AATGAtccaggaggagaaggagagcaCAGCCATCCGGGCAGAGGAGATTGAGTGCAGGGTGGGCAGCGGCGATAGCCTGGGAGGACGTTTCCGCTCCATGAGCTCCATCCCCCCGTCACTTTGTGCGGGCTCCTCGTTTGGCGACTCTCCCCCAGGCTCTGGCCACTCCACCCCCAGACGCATTCCCCGCAGCCCCAACAGAGAAATGGACCGCATGGGTGTCATGACCTTG CCTAGTGACCTGCGCAAGCACCGCAGGAAG TCTGCTCAGGATGACAAGGCCACCATCCGATGTGAGACGTCACCGCCCACCACTCCACGCTCCATGCGCCGGAACAGAGAGGCAGGGCATGCTGCCAGCCATGAGGACATTAGAGACATTCGAGG TCTGGCTGGCCTGCAGGACGGCCAGGGTAGTAACCCTAGCAGTAGTAACAGCAGCCAGGACTCCCTCAACAAAGCAGCCAAGAAGAAGAGCATCAAGTCTTCAATTGGACGCCTCTTTGGGAAGAAGGAGAAGGGCCGACCCAGCATTCCCGGCAAGGACTCCTCCAGCCAAG CTGGCACTCCTGAGTCAGAGAGCTCTCCTAAGGATGGCTTAGGAATGGGCACCCTGGGGGGCCCTGCAGAGAAGAACAGGAAGCTGCAGAAAAA GCATGAATTACTGGAGGAGGCTCGCATGCAGGGCCTGCCTTTCGCCCAGTGGGACGGACCAACTGTTGTGGTTTGGCTGGAG CTGTGGGTGGGCATGCCAGCCTGGTACGTGGCTGCATGCCGTGCCAACGTGAAGAGCGGAGCCATTATGTCGGCGCTATCGGACACAGAGATCCAAAGGGAGATTGGTATCAGCAACCCGTTACATCGTTTGAAActtcgtctggccatccaggaAATCATGTCTCTCACCAGCCCTTCTGCCCCGCCAACATCAAGAACG ACCACAGGAAACGTTTGGGTCACACATGAAGAAATGGAAAGTTTGGCAGCCACACCTCCCACG GAGGATGACGAGGGTAGCTGGGCCCAG ACTTTGGCGTACGGAGACATGAACCACGAGTGGATTGGTAACGAGTGGCTGCCCAGCCTGGGTTTGCCGCAGTACCGCTCCTACTTCATGGAGTCCCTGGTGGACGCCCGCATGCTCGACCACCTCACCAAGAAAGACCTTAGGGGACAGCTCAAAATGGTGGATAGCTTCCACAG GAACAGTTTTCAGTGTGGAGTGATGTGTCTGAGGAGGCTCAACTATGACAGGAAGGAGCTGGAGAGGAGAAGGGAAGACTGTCAGCTGGAACTTCAAG ATGTGCTGGTGTGGAGTAATGAGCGTGTCATCAGTTGGATTCAGGCCATCGGGCTGAAAGAGTACAGTAGCAACCTTTACGAGAGCGGCGTCCATGGAGCGCTCCTCGCCCTGGACGAAACCTTCGATCACAACACCCTGGCCCTCCTGCTGCAGATCCCCACGCagaacacacag GCCAGAGCAGCTCTCGAGCGTGAATACAACAGCCTGCTGGCCATTGGCACAGAAAGGAGAATGGAAGAG GATGACGATAAGAACTTCCGCCGAGCCCCTTCATGGAGAAAGAAGTTCAGGCCCAAAGACATGAGGGGGATGTCCTTGGGTGCGTCCGACACCCTGCCCGCCAACTTCCGAGTGACCGGTAGCAGCGCGGCATCTCCCTCCATGCAGCCAAAGAGGAGCCCGATGGACG GAAGTCAGTCTATACAGAGGCTGGACACTGCCACAGTCAGGACCTACTCTTGTTAA